In Sphingomonas sp. SORGH_AS_0950, the following are encoded in one genomic region:
- the folE gene encoding GTP cyclohydrolase I FolE — protein sequence MSCAHGDPEDGDLIGEDGKVVVPDHVAQAIRTLIAWAGDDPAREGLVDTPKRVARAWREYCAGYGDDPAVHLSRVFEEVGGYDEIVLLKDIPFQSHCEHHMAPIIGRAHIAYLPRNHVVGISKLARVLHGFARRLQVQERLTAEVADCIWQNLKPLGVAVVIEATHACMTARGVRTPGVSMVTSRMMGVFRDDDRSRKEVLSLMGLGG from the coding sequence ATGAGCTGCGCGCATGGCGACCCGGAGGATGGCGACCTGATCGGAGAGGACGGCAAGGTCGTCGTGCCCGATCATGTGGCGCAGGCCATCCGCACGCTGATCGCCTGGGCGGGCGACGATCCTGCGCGGGAGGGGCTGGTCGATACGCCGAAGCGCGTGGCGCGGGCATGGCGCGAATATTGCGCGGGCTATGGCGATGACCCGGCCGTCCACCTGTCGCGCGTGTTCGAGGAGGTCGGCGGCTATGACGAGATCGTGCTGCTGAAGGACATCCCCTTCCAGTCGCACTGCGAGCATCACATGGCGCCGATCATCGGCCGCGCGCATATCGCCTATCTGCCGCGCAACCATGTCGTCGGCATCTCCAAGCTCGCCCGCGTGCTGCACGGCTTCGCGCGCCGGTTGCAGGTGCAGGAGCGGCTGACCGCCGAGGTCGCCGATTGCATCTGGCAGAACCTGAAGCCGCTGGGCGTCGCGGTGGTGATCGAGGCGACCCATGCCTGCATGACCGCGCGCGGGGTTCGCACGCCGGGCGTGTCGATGGTGACCAGCCGGATGATGGGCGTGTTCCGCGACGATGATCGCAGCCGCAAGGAAGTGCTGTCGCTGATGGGCCTGGGCGGATGA
- the fghA gene encoding S-formylglutathione hydrolase — MTIETISTSKAHGGIQGVYAHDSQVTGTRMTFSVFVPEHEESETLPVLWYLSGLTCTHANVTDKGEFRGPCAEHRMIFIAPDTSPRGEGVANDDAYDMGQGAGFYVDATQEPWAKHFKMRSYIEQELPALIAEHFPVADMDAQAITGHSMGGHGALTIGLRHPDRFRSVSAFAPIVAPSQVPWGEKALGGYLGQDRAAWRQADAVALIEDGARLPDLLIDQGDADQFLTEQLRPELLAEACDKAGIALTLRMQPGYDHSYNFISTFMADHVAWAAERLRG; from the coding sequence ATGACGATCGAGACGATTTCGACCTCCAAGGCGCATGGCGGCATCCAGGGCGTCTACGCGCATGACAGCCAGGTGACCGGAACGCGCATGACCTTCTCGGTCTTCGTGCCGGAGCATGAGGAGAGCGAGACGCTGCCCGTCCTCTGGTATCTGTCGGGCCTGACCTGCACCCATGCCAATGTCACCGACAAGGGCGAGTTCCGGGGGCCATGTGCCGAGCATCGGATGATCTTCATCGCCCCCGACACCTCGCCGCGCGGCGAAGGTGTGGCGAATGACGACGCCTATGACATGGGGCAGGGCGCGGGTTTCTATGTCGATGCCACGCAGGAGCCCTGGGCGAAGCATTTCAAGATGCGGAGCTATATCGAACAGGAACTGCCCGCGCTGATCGCCGAGCATTTCCCGGTCGCCGATATGGACGCGCAAGCGATCACCGGCCACTCGATGGGCGGCCACGGCGCGCTGACCATCGGCCTTCGCCACCCGGATCGCTTCCGCAGCGTGTCCGCCTTCGCCCCCATCGTCGCGCCCTCCCAGGTTCCCTGGGGTGAGAAGGCTCTGGGCGGCTATCTGGGGCAGGATCGGGCCGCATGGCGACAGGCGGATGCCGTCGCCTTGATCGAGGACGGCGCGCGGTTGCCCGACCTGCTGATCGATCAGGGCGATGCCGACCAGTTCCTGACCGAGCAGTTGCGTCCCGAACTGCTGGCCGAGGCGTGCGACAAAGCGGGAATCGCCCTGACGCTGCGGATGCAGCCGGGGTACGACCACAGCTATAACTTCATCTCCACCTTCATGGCCGACCATGTCGCCTGGGCGGCGGAGCGGCTGCGCGGGTAA